GTGGCTATACCACCCTTTTCCACACTTTCGGATTCGTGCCCGAAACGCATATGCTGAAGCCCTATCCACAGCGGGTACAGGCCACCTATGCCCTGATGGAATCTTTCATCAGCTACGTCAGTCTCCACAGCGAGGAAATCAAAACATTGCGCGCACAAACAAAAGAACAGGAAAAAACACAGGCGACCTTCCCCCTGGAGTGGAATGTCGATACCACGCACTATAGCATGATCAGTTTTAAAGGTTATGCCGCTATCCACAAACCAAGTGATATTTCCGGACAACCGCGCCTGTACTATGATCGTACAAAACCTTTTGATAAACAGGTGAAGTTTTATGATAATGTCGTTGCAGGCAATTTTGTGAAAAAGCCTGCCGCCTACATCATCCCGCAAGGCTGGTGGAATGTGATCGACCTGCTGAAAAACAACAATGTGCAGATGAGACGTTTCACACAGGATACTACCATCAATGTCGACACCTATCACATCGCAGATTATAAAACGCTGCAACGCCCCTATGAAGGGCACTACCTGCATAACAATGTGCAGGTGACCGTCACCAAAGATGTGATGCAGTTCAGAAAAGGAGACTATTATATTCCAATGAACCAGGTGGCCAACCGCTATCTCATGGAAACACTGGAACCTACCGGTGGAGATTCTTTTTTCGCCTGGAACTTCTTCGACCCGATACTGGCACGTAAGGAAGGGTATTCGCCGTATGTATTTGAAGATATCGCAGCAGAGTACCTGCGTTCTGATCCTTCGCTACAGAAAGAACTGAAGCAAAAGCAAACGGCAGATAGTGTGTTTGCGAAAAGTGCAGATGCACAGCTGAGGTTTGTGTATGAGCATTCGCCTTATGCAGAACCGGGGTATATGAGGTATCCGGTGTATAGGGTGAATTAAATTAGGCATTAGGAATTGAACAAAAAAAGCGTCCCGCATGTTGGACGCTTTTCTATTTTATAAGATATTTTTAACGGGAAAATCAGAAACTATTATTCTCACAAATTTCTGCTGTATTTCAATTCCTAATTTGCAATTCATGGTTCCTACTTAACCTGCTGCAACAACATAAAACAATGCTGCTCTCCAAAGAAGTGGTTATAAATAAGCACATTCCTCATCCTACCTGGCTGCTTCTCTAACATCGGAAACCAATGTTGAGGTACCTGCTGCTGTTTCACGATCATCGCTCCCAGCCATAAGGCAAAAGCGCCCACCGTTTCATAATCTCCGCAGAGATGTTTAAAAGGCAGCTGCGTCCACTTTGGATAAGCCGTCAATACATCGTAGTAATGCCCGTGATTACTGTCCGCATTCGCACCTGTCAGTACAAGATCTATCTCATCTGCCTGCACACCATGCTGTTCGAGGAACTGGCTCAGTGTACATTGCAGCTTTTCGGATGATGGCTTGTACAGCATCTGCAAACCACCTATCTGTGCATAACTCTTTTCTGTAGCCTGTGGCGTCAGTAAAAAGAAGGCAGCGCCTTCTCCTGATATCGTACCGGGAGAAACATGTGCATATAACTGATCATTGGAGATCGTTTCCTTTTTCCAATGCCCGATACGGCCTTTGATAAAAAAATGCTCAGGAGTGATTTCGTCGAATGCGCCTGCCAGTACATCTGGAGTACCTTCCGATAACAACAGCAGACTATCCAGCAGGGCGTGTTCGAAAGAGAAGCCCCGGTGAACAAATGTATTATTATACTGCGTACATTTCTGTTGTAATGCGATCAGTCCGTTGACAGCATTGTATGTAGACTGAATAAAAGGAGTGGGATTGAGCGCACGTTCTTCGTAGTCGCGTATTTCCTTGATGAAGCGTTCAGTATCCTGCAAACTGCCCTTGCCGGTGCCTGTGACGATCGCACCCGGAACGGCAATGCCACCATCCTGTAAGCACTTCAGGGAAGTGGCAAGGCCCATTTTTAACACCCTGGTCATACGACGCAGGCTATTAGGCGCAATAAAGCCACGATAGTCCGGCTCCACACAGGAAAGCATATTGCCCTGCGTGACCGTCAGCGGCTGCGTCAACTCTCCATCAAACGTATGCTGGGGAGAGATGGCAGCCATTCCTTGTATGTAACACTTACCCTTCATATTTGCTGATCAGCAGAGAGGCATTATTGCCCCCGAAACCGAATGAATTGGATAACACATGACGTACCGGATAATCTTCCAGTAATGTGGAAGCCGGTGTAATGTATAACTCCTCCATCTGCTCTTTGAAATGGAGATTAGGAAATATTAACTGATGCTGAATAGCCAGTACAGCATAGATGGCTTCTATTCCGCCTGCGGCGGCTAATGTATGGCCGGTAAAAGGCTTGGTGCTGCTGAATGGCGGAACCTGTTCTCCGAACAGACGTTGTAAAGCCATGCCTTCCGCCACATCATTGCTTAATGTAGCAGTGCCATGTACATTCACGTACTGAATATCCGCAGGTACACATCCTCCCATTTCCATAGCGCCTTTCATGGCAGCATAGGCACCGTCTCCTTCGGGAGATGGTGCGGTAGGATGGAATGCTTCATTTGTATTGGCATATCCACTTAATACTGCCAGCACAGGCGCATTACGGTCTTTCACCAGCGATTCGCTTTCCAGTACAAGATAAGCGGCTCCTTCACCGAGATTAAGACCGTTGCGGTCTTTATCGAAAGGCATGCAGGGGCGCTTGTCAATATTCTTGAGTGAATTAAACCCGTTGAGGGTAAAGCGGGTGAGTGCTTCTGTACCTCCGCAGATCACGCGGCGGGCCAGTCCCGATCTGATCAGCCTTGCACCATACATCAATGCATTTGCAGAAGATGAACAGGCTGTACTGATAGTGGTGATGTATCCGTCTATACCCACGGTGTCCGCTATACGTTGCGTACAGTCAGCGCAATCCAGGGTATCGATAAATCTTATAAAATCGCCTGTTTTCGCAGGATCGGCAATCTCGAAATAAACGTTCTCGGTATCACACATACCCCCTACGGTGGATGCATTGATAAAACCGGTCGGTTCATCCTGTACGTTGCTGATACCAGCAGAACGCAGGGCTTCCCGCATAGCGATCAGTCCCAGCAATGCAGTACGCGTATAGCCTTCCTGACCTGCTACGCCAGCTATTTCACTGAGTCCCGGTGTCGTGTGTTTTACTTCCGCTACCGGCAATACTTCTTTGTAAATAGTTTGCAGTTGCTGAGTATATCCCAGCCCGCTCTGTTGCGCACGCAGGCTACGGAGGTTCTCCGCTACATCATCACCAATGGCGGTGATCATCCCCATTCCAGTTATAAACACACGTTCCGCCATGCCTGGTATTGTTTACGCAGGTTGTTTAGATTGAATAAATTCTGCCATGGATTGAACAGACTGTAAGATCTTTCTTCCTTCGCGTGGATCTTCTACTTTGATCTTGTAATATCTTTCCAGTAATACCATCAGTTCAAGGGAATCAATGCTATCGAGTCCGAGCCCCTCCCCAAACAGCGGGGCATTATCGTCAATATCTTCAGGACGGGTATCCTGCAGGTTCAACGCCTCAATAATCTGAACTTTCAATTGCTGTTTTAACTCTTCCATAGTTTGTTGCAGGTTTATGCTTCCTTTTTTTGCTTTCAGAAAGCCAGGCCTCCCTCAGCAATTTTTTTGCCAGGGTAGCCGTAAAAATACAGTTTTAGCTTCAATAGTCAATGCATGGCTTACCCACACAAGGTTTCGTTAGCTGAGTCTTCTTTTCTCAATGGCGGCGGCTGTACATAACAATACGATTGCAAATACAACCAGCTTACCCACATCGCCCCATATGTGGCTCACGCCCACATTCCTCAGATAAATATCATTAATAGCATCCAGTCCCCAGCTTAGTGGTGACAGATGTCCTATCAGTTTCATATGCGATGGCATGATCTCTAAAGGTATCCAGATACCACCGATGGCAGACAGTATCACGATAGAGATAGCGCCAAAGTTCAGTGCCTGATTAGGTGTTTTGAACACGGTGCCTACCAGTATACCGTAGGATGTTGCCGCCAGTCCGATACCGATGGCGACGATCAGTGCGGCCATATAACTCTGTCCCAGGGACAACTGTGGTAGCCCCAGCAATGGCAGCAGATAAATACCTACCTGCATCATCAGGTAGAATTGTATCACGCAAACGGCCACAAAGAAGAACATCTTTCCTGCGAGTATCGCCAGGTAGGAACCCGGGATCAGTTTCATACGCAGCATGCTGCCATCTTCTCTTTCCCTGATCATATTACCTGCTATCGGAATGACGATAAAGAACATCGCAAAGATGCTCCAGGCAGGTACGTTGTGCTGAACAGAATTAGAGATCACATCCAGTTCCTGTGAAGGACCTGTCAGCTGCTCTTTCAGTCCGACAGCCTTCAACTGTATGTTCATGGAGTCATTCTCTGCCACATCCTTTCTCTTCAGTTGCTTCTTGATCCGCTCCAGTAACATATCTGTTTCCACCTGTGTCAGGAAGTTGTCCAGTGCCTGATGGATCGCACTTTTAAATGCTTTTTTAGAAGCAGGATCAAAATACACGGTCACATGCAGGGAGTCTTTCCTTGTGCTGACTGGCAATACATCCGGCATTCCCATTCTGCGGGAAATATCATTGACGATCTTATTGGCATTGCTGACAATAGCGCCGGTAGATCCCTGTGGAATGATAATACAGATCTGGTAGTGTCCTTCATTCACGAGTGATCTGGCCTGTTCCTCTGTCACAGCACTACCATTCAAAGAATCTATGACGCGGAATTGTCCTGATTCCCCTAATCCTTCGCGGATATATTTTCCAAGGCGACCGTGGTCATTATCCACAGTAAGAATATCAAATTTCAGTTCCTGGTAATCACGGAATGGTGCATCTTCAATCAATGCCATTACTGTGATCAATACAACCGGCATGGCAAACAGCAGGGTCAGCCCTGTTCTGTCGCGCATCAGCAACAGCCATTCTTTTCGTATAGTAGCCAGTAATCTTAGCATCCGGTTTTTATTAATCTCTTAATGCGTGGCCTGTGTAATGCAGGAACACGTCTTCCAGGTTGCGGCATTCCGCATGCCTGGCAATGAGTTCCGCTGTACCGCCCTGTACCACCGCTTTTCCTTCATCAACGATCACCACTTCACTACAGATGGTCTGTGCTTCATCCAGCAGGTGAGAGGTATATATGATACTCACTCCCTGCTGATTGTATTCCCGCAGGAACTGTAGTATCATAGTTCGTGACTGTACATCTACCCCCGCAGTCGGCTCATCGAGTATCAGCAGTTTCGGGTTGTGCAGAATTGCTGCAATGATATTGGTACGTCGTTTCATCCCACCGGAGAAATGGTGCACCTGCTTGTGTCCTGCTTTTTCGAGTCCGAACACCTGCAGGTATTCATCGATACGGCTGCGCAGGGGTTTACCTTTCAGGCCGTACAGGTTACCGAAATATTCCAGATTTTCAATAGCTGTAAGATGAGGAAACAGTGCGATCTGCTGAGGCACTACGCCTATCAGTCGTTTGATGGTCTCACGATTAGCCGCATGCTGTGGCTGATCGAAGATCTGCACCTGACCGGCATCCGCTTTTACCAGTCCGCAGATGATGGATATCGTAGTTGTCTTTCCCGCGCCATTAGGCCCGAGCAGCCCTACGATACTTCCTTCGGGGAAGCTGAAGGACAGGCCTTTCAGAGATGGTTCCAGCGCTCCTTTATATGTTTTGTGCAGGTCCTGCACGAGCATACTGGTCATTATAATTTCACTTTCGACAATTTCCGGAAT
The DNA window shown above is from Chitinophaga agri and carries:
- a CDS encoding M14 family metallopeptidase, with protein sequence MKRLFHIALFCCICYAAGAQDLVTRFEKTQGQETATYAECISYYRQLDKRFPQISMREMGNTDAGIPLHLVIYSSSGDFNFASLRKKNKRIILVNNGIHSGEPDGIDASMMLLRDLAMGKKKLPDNIVLAVIPIYNIGGALNRSADYRVDQNGPAAFGSRGNARNYDLNRDFIKADSRNARSFQQIYQLTDPDVFIDNHVSNGADYQHVITLLSTEHNKMGGAMGNFLHKEFEPGIYSLMKEKGYDLVPYVNHFGETPENGWITYADGPRYSSGYTTLFHTFGFVPETHMLKPYPQRVQATYALMESFISYVSLHSEEIKTLRAQTKEQEKTQATFPLEWNVDTTHYSMISFKGYAAIHKPSDISGQPRLYYDRTKPFDKQVKFYDNVVAGNFVKKPAAYIIPQGWWNVIDLLKNNNVQMRRFTQDTTINVDTYHIADYKTLQRPYEGHYLHNNVQVTVTKDVMQFRKGDYYIPMNQVANRYLMETLEPTGGDSFFAWNFFDPILARKEGYSPYVFEDIAAEYLRSDPSLQKELKQKQTADSVFAKSADAQLRFVYEHSPYAEPGYMRYPVYRVN
- a CDS encoding beta-ketoacyl synthase chain length factor; its protein translation is MAAISPQHTFDGELTQPLTVTQGNMLSCVEPDYRGFIAPNSLRRMTRVLKMGLATSLKCLQDGGIAVPGAIVTGTGKGSLQDTERFIKEIRDYEERALNPTPFIQSTYNAVNGLIALQQKCTQYNNTFVHRGFSFEHALLDSLLLLSEGTPDVLAGAFDEITPEHFFIKGRIGHWKKETISNDQLYAHVSPGTISGEGAAFFLLTPQATEKSYAQIGGLQMLYKPSSEKLQCTLSQFLEQHGVQADEIDLVLTGANADSNHGHYYDVLTAYPKWTQLPFKHLCGDYETVGAFALWLGAMIVKQQQVPQHWFPMLEKQPGRMRNVLIYNHFFGEQHCFMLLQQVK
- a CDS encoding beta-ketoacyl-[acyl-carrier-protein] synthase family protein, which produces MAERVFITGMGMITAIGDDVAENLRSLRAQQSGLGYTQQLQTIYKEVLPVAEVKHTTPGLSEIAGVAGQEGYTRTALLGLIAMREALRSAGISNVQDEPTGFINASTVGGMCDTENVYFEIADPAKTGDFIRFIDTLDCADCTQRIADTVGIDGYITTISTACSSSANALMYGARLIRSGLARRVICGGTEALTRFTLNGFNSLKNIDKRPCMPFDKDRNGLNLGEGAAYLVLESESLVKDRNAPVLAVLSGYANTNEAFHPTAPSPEGDGAYAAMKGAMEMGGCVPADIQYVNVHGTATLSNDVAEGMALQRLFGEQVPPFSSTKPFTGHTLAAAGGIEAIYAVLAIQHQLIFPNLHFKEQMEELYITPASTLLEDYPVRHVLSNSFGFGGNNASLLISKYEG
- a CDS encoding phosphopantetheine-binding protein, producing MKAKKGSINLQQTMEELKQQLKVQIIEALNLQDTRPEDIDDNAPLFGEGLGLDSIDSLELMVLLERYYKIKVEDPREGRKILQSVQSMAEFIQSKQPA
- a CDS encoding ABC transporter permease: MLRLLATIRKEWLLLMRDRTGLTLLFAMPVVLITVMALIEDAPFRDYQELKFDILTVDNDHGRLGKYIREGLGESGQFRVIDSLNGSAVTEEQARSLVNEGHYQICIIIPQGSTGAIVSNANKIVNDISRRMGMPDVLPVSTRKDSLHVTVYFDPASKKAFKSAIHQALDNFLTQVETDMLLERIKKQLKRKDVAENDSMNIQLKAVGLKEQLTGPSQELDVISNSVQHNVPAWSIFAMFFIVIPIAGNMIREREDGSMLRMKLIPGSYLAILAGKMFFFVAVCVIQFYLMMQVGIYLLPLLGLPQLSLGQSYMAALIVAIGIGLAATSYGILVGTVFKTPNQALNFGAISIVILSAIGGIWIPLEIMPSHMKLIGHLSPLSWGLDAINDIYLRNVGVSHIWGDVGKLVVFAIVLLCTAAAIEKRRLS
- a CDS encoding ABC transporter ATP-binding protein; amino-acid sequence: MTSMLVQDLHKTYKGALEPSLKGLSFSFPEGSIVGLLGPNGAGKTTTISIICGLVKADAGQVQIFDQPQHAANRETIKRLIGVVPQQIALFPHLTAIENLEYFGNLYGLKGKPLRSRIDEYLQVFGLEKAGHKQVHHFSGGMKRRTNIIAAILHNPKLLILDEPTAGVDVQSRTMILQFLREYNQQGVSIIYTSHLLDEAQTICSEVVIVDEGKAVVQGGTAELIARHAECRNLEDVFLHYTGHALRD